One region of Termitidicoccus mucosus genomic DNA includes:
- a CDS encoding ATP-dependent Clp protease ATP-binding subunit, whose protein sequence is MEPMNNFTPRAQQVLALARKEADRFHHNYVGTEHILLGLIKLGQGVAVSVLQKMGLDLETVRGAVEKQVGTGAEAKTAGSIPYTPRVKKVLALAGKEAKALSHSYVGTEHILLGLLREGEGVAARVLKSLDIDIERTRNEILRELDPQFSGGSSAGESGTPEEAGAGSPQRPGAQAEDKKEVKTPALKAFGRDLTELARKGELDPVVGRKNEIRRVVQILCRRTKNNPVLIGEAGVGKTAIVEGLAQEIANGIVPEILLDKKVITLDLALMVAGTKYRGQFEERIKAVMDEIKRARNIILFIDELHTIVGAGAAEGAMDASNIFKPALSRGELQCVGATTLNEYRKYIEKDSALDRRFQSVKVEPPSIEDAITILKGIRGKYEEHHKAVFTDKAIEASVKLSDRYITGRFLPDKAIDVMDEAGSRARIASFTRPPDIEELAKEIETVCAQKEEAIAKQHFEEAAKFRDKEKQLRARQEEITENWKKAREEKRTTIDEDLILHVVADWTGIPLSRMERKDTEKLLGLETEIQKNVIGQEIAASAIARALRRSRADLKDPRRPIGSFMFVGPTGVGKTETAKQLAAQMFGNQDALIQIDMSEYMEKHAVSRLIGSPPGYVGYDEGGQLTEAVRRKPYAVILFDEVEKAHPDVLQILLQILEDGRLTDSMGRTVDFRNTILIMTSNVGAALLQRQTSMGFAAAADGFSDHERMREKVLEEAKRIFKPEFLNRISDIIFFRPLDKNDITKIVDLEVAKFAKRLVERKITLEFTDDAKVLLVEKGYDEKYGARPLRRAVEHYLEDPLAEAILKGDVKDGEVCLVGRNGDKLEFKQKEPRQPAPDSEVKS, encoded by the coding sequence ATGGAACCAATGAATAACTTCACACCGCGAGCCCAGCAAGTTCTCGCCCTCGCGCGCAAGGAAGCAGACCGCTTTCACCACAACTACGTCGGCACCGAGCACATCCTCCTCGGCCTCATCAAACTCGGCCAAGGTGTCGCCGTCAGCGTCCTCCAGAAAATGGGCCTTGATCTGGAGACCGTCCGCGGCGCCGTCGAAAAACAGGTCGGCACCGGCGCGGAAGCCAAGACCGCGGGCAGCATCCCCTACACGCCCCGCGTGAAAAAAGTCCTCGCCCTCGCCGGCAAGGAGGCCAAGGCCCTCAGCCACTCCTACGTCGGCACCGAGCACATCCTCCTCGGCCTTCTCCGCGAAGGCGAAGGCGTGGCCGCCCGCGTCCTCAAGTCCCTCGACATCGACATCGAGCGCACCCGCAACGAAATCCTCCGCGAGCTCGATCCGCAGTTCTCCGGCGGCTCCTCCGCCGGCGAAAGCGGCACGCCCGAGGAAGCCGGCGCCGGTTCGCCGCAACGCCCCGGCGCGCAAGCCGAGGACAAAAAGGAGGTCAAGACGCCCGCGTTGAAAGCCTTCGGGCGCGACCTCACCGAACTCGCCCGCAAAGGCGAGCTCGACCCCGTCGTCGGCCGCAAGAACGAGATCCGCCGCGTCGTCCAGATCCTTTGCCGCCGCACCAAGAACAACCCCGTCCTCATCGGCGAGGCCGGCGTCGGCAAGACCGCCATCGTCGAGGGGCTCGCGCAGGAAATCGCCAACGGCATCGTTCCCGAAATCCTTCTCGACAAAAAAGTCATCACCCTCGACCTCGCCCTCATGGTCGCCGGCACCAAGTATCGCGGCCAGTTCGAGGAGCGCATCAAGGCCGTGATGGACGAGATCAAGCGCGCCAGGAACATCATCCTCTTCATCGACGAACTCCACACCATCGTCGGGGCTGGCGCGGCCGAGGGCGCGATGGACGCCTCCAACATCTTCAAGCCCGCCCTCTCCCGCGGCGAACTCCAGTGCGTCGGCGCCACCACGCTCAACGAATACCGCAAATACATCGAGAAGGACAGCGCCCTCGACCGCCGTTTCCAGTCGGTGAAAGTCGAGCCGCCCTCCATCGAGGACGCCATCACCATCCTCAAGGGCATCCGCGGCAAATACGAGGAGCACCACAAGGCCGTCTTCACCGACAAGGCCATCGAGGCCTCGGTCAAGCTCTCCGACCGCTACATCACCGGACGATTCCTCCCCGACAAGGCCATCGACGTGATGGACGAGGCCGGTTCGCGCGCCCGCATCGCCTCCTTCACCCGCCCGCCCGACATCGAGGAGCTCGCCAAGGAGATCGAGACCGTCTGCGCGCAAAAAGAAGAGGCCATCGCCAAGCAGCACTTCGAGGAAGCCGCCAAGTTCCGCGACAAGGAAAAGCAACTCCGCGCCAGGCAGGAGGAAATCACCGAAAACTGGAAGAAGGCCCGCGAGGAAAAACGCACCACCATCGACGAGGACCTCATCCTCCACGTCGTCGCCGACTGGACCGGCATCCCGCTCTCCCGCATGGAGAGAAAGGACACGGAAAAACTCCTCGGCCTCGAAACGGAAATCCAGAAAAACGTCATCGGCCAGGAGATCGCCGCCAGCGCCATCGCGCGCGCCCTGCGCCGCTCCCGTGCCGACCTCAAGGACCCGCGCCGCCCGATCGGCTCCTTCATGTTTGTCGGCCCCACCGGCGTCGGCAAAACCGAGACCGCCAAGCAGCTCGCCGCGCAGATGTTCGGCAACCAGGACGCGCTCATCCAGATCGACATGAGCGAATACATGGAGAAGCACGCCGTCTCGCGCCTCATCGGCTCGCCCCCCGGCTACGTCGGCTACGACGAAGGCGGGCAGCTCACCGAGGCCGTGCGCCGCAAGCCCTACGCCGTCATCCTCTTCGACGAAGTCGAGAAAGCCCATCCCGACGTGCTGCAAATCCTCCTGCAAATCCTTGAGGACGGCCGCCTGACCGACTCGATGGGCCGCACCGTCGATTTCCGCAACACCATCCTCATCATGACCTCGAATGTCGGCGCCGCTCTCCTGCAACGCCAGACCTCGATGGGTTTCGCCGCCGCCGCCGACGGGTTCTCCGACCACGAGCGCATGCGCGAAAAAGTGCTCGAGGAGGCCAAGCGCATCTTCAAGCCCGAGTTCCTGAACCGCATCTCCGACATCATCTTCTTCCGTCCCCTCGACAAGAACGACATCACGAAGATTGTGGACCTGGAGGTCGCCAAATTCGCCAAGCGCCTCGTCGAACGCAAAATCACGCTCGAATTCACCGACGATGCCAAGGTGCTCCTGGTGGAAAAAGGCTACGATGAGAAATACGGCGCCCGCCCGCTCCGCCGCGCGGTGGAGCACTACTTGGAAGACCCGCTTGCCGAGGCGATCCTGAAAGGGGACGTCAAGGACGGCGAAGTCTGTCTGGTCGGCCGCAACGGCGACAAGCTGGAGTTCAAGCAAAAGGAACCCCGCCAGCCCGCGCCCGACAGCGAGGTGAAGTCGTAA
- a CDS encoding protein arginine kinase, protein MVSAAADEQRAAILETCREALAATAPLKRAAQASIDELSELDRQILVERHLISRELSGAKNGSGVVISPDQTISVMINEEDHLRLQVLRAGFQLKKAWAAIDALDTALEDCLDYAFSPTLGYLTACPTNLGTGLRASAMMHLPALVISGQMEKVVRAVNQLGLVVRGLFGEGSDASGSIFQISNQTTLGESEDTIIKRLGSVLHSIIEHEINARARLVENDAAKLQDKIGRAYGILQHSHLLTSGEAMNLLSLVRLGADLGYFPEDSRSLVDRLFIEAQPGHIQHVSKSDLDPAQRDSRRAGHLRTEFAAFPAPNFLNGADAKPQNDN, encoded by the coding sequence ATTGTCTCGGCTGCCGCCGACGAGCAACGCGCGGCCATCCTCGAGACCTGCCGCGAGGCCCTCGCCGCCACCGCGCCGCTCAAGCGCGCCGCCCAGGCTTCCATCGACGAACTCAGCGAGCTCGACCGCCAGATCCTCGTCGAGCGCCACCTCATCAGCCGGGAGCTCAGCGGCGCGAAAAACGGCTCCGGCGTGGTCATCAGTCCCGACCAGACCATCTCCGTCATGATCAACGAGGAGGATCACCTGCGCCTTCAGGTCCTCCGCGCCGGGTTCCAGCTCAAGAAAGCCTGGGCTGCCATCGACGCGCTCGACACCGCGCTCGAGGACTGCCTCGACTACGCCTTCTCGCCCACGCTTGGCTATCTCACCGCCTGCCCGACCAACCTCGGCACCGGCCTGCGCGCCTCGGCGATGATGCACCTCCCCGCGCTCGTCATTTCCGGGCAGATGGAAAAAGTCGTGCGGGCCGTCAACCAGCTCGGCCTCGTTGTCCGCGGGCTTTTTGGCGAAGGCTCCGACGCCTCCGGCAGCATCTTCCAAATCTCCAACCAGACCACGCTCGGCGAATCCGAGGACACCATCATCAAACGCCTCGGCTCCGTCCTCCACTCCATCATTGAGCACGAGATCAACGCCCGCGCCCGCCTCGTCGAGAACGACGCGGCCAAGCTTCAGGACAAGATCGGCCGCGCCTATGGCATCCTCCAGCACAGCCATCTCCTCACCTCCGGCGAGGCCATGAATCTCCTTTCGCTCGTGCGCCTCGGCGCCGACCTTGGCTACTTCCCGGAGGACAGCCGCTCCCTCGTGGACCGCCTTTTCATCGAGGCCCAGCCCGGCCACATCCAGCACGTCTCGAAGAGCGACCTCGATCCCGCCCAACGCGACAGCCGCCGCGCCGGGCACCTCCGCACCGAGTTCGCCGCCTTCCCCGCGCCCAATTTCCTGAACGGCGCGGACGCAAAGCCGCAAAACGACAACTAA
- a CDS encoding UvrB/UvrC motif-containing protein, which translates to MASPLKCNLCSKPATVHLTQIVNNKVHKVDLCEECAQAKGVTDPTGFSLSDLLLKASLNTEGSDTGPRCEQCGFTQNDFKKTGRFGCPHCYETFKALIEPMLDNMHKGTTHTGKVPQKALARKSLYDRLTTLELDLSEAIKTERYEDAARYRDEINQVKQAFGEKPAE; encoded by the coding sequence ATGGCCAGCCCTCTTAAATGCAATCTCTGCTCGAAGCCCGCCACGGTGCACCTCACCCAAATCGTTAACAACAAGGTGCACAAGGTCGACCTGTGCGAGGAATGCGCCCAGGCCAAGGGTGTCACCGATCCCACCGGATTCTCGCTGTCCGATCTCCTCCTCAAGGCGTCGCTCAACACCGAGGGTTCCGACACCGGTCCTCGCTGCGAACAGTGCGGCTTCACCCAGAACGATTTCAAGAAGACCGGCCGCTTCGGCTGCCCGCATTGCTACGAGACCTTCAAGGCGCTGATCGAGCCCATGCTCGACAACATGCACAAAGGCACCACCCACACCGGCAAGGTCCCGCAAAAGGCCCTCGCCCGCAAATCCCTCTACGACCGGCTCACCACGCTCGAACTCGATCTTTCCGAGGCCATCAAAACCGAGCGCTACGAAGACGCCGCCCGCTACCGCGATGAAATCAACCAAGTCAAACAAGCATTCGGGGAAAAGCCCGCGGAATAA